From one Idiomarina sp. X4 genomic stretch:
- the purB gene encoding adenylosuccinate lyase: protein MPLSSLTAISPVDGRYASKAEMLRPIFSEYGLIKFRVTVEVRWLQLLATVDGIKEVPALSAEANKLLDGIVENFSVENAERIKEIERTTNHDVKAVEYFLKESVEQNDELNNVSEFIHFACTSEDINNLSHGLMLATARDDVLVPMMTQLLNDVKAKAKEYRAVPMMARTHGQPATPTTMGKEFANVAVRLERQIEQFKAVNIMGKINGAVGNYNAHLAAYPNVDWHGISERFVESLGLNWNAYTTQIEPHDYIAEYFDALSRFNTVLIDFDRDVWGYIALNHFKQKTIEGEVGSSTMPHKVNPIDFENSEGNLGIANSIMQHLAQKLPISRWQRDLTDSTVLRNLGVGLAYAVIAYQATQKGLSKLEVNDAKLAAELDDNWELMAEPVQTVMRRYGVEKPYEKLKALTRGKRITPADLSDFIEALDIPDAAKDEMKALSPANYIGRAIQFVDDLV from the coding sequence TTGCCCTTATCTTCACTCACTGCAATATCCCCTGTTGACGGTCGATATGCGTCAAAAGCTGAAATGCTACGCCCTATTTTTAGTGAATATGGTCTTATCAAATTCCGAGTGACTGTTGAAGTACGCTGGCTACAACTATTAGCGACTGTCGACGGCATTAAAGAAGTTCCGGCTTTAAGTGCTGAAGCCAACAAGTTACTTGATGGTATTGTTGAAAACTTCTCTGTCGAAAACGCAGAACGCATTAAAGAAATTGAAAGAACGACGAACCATGACGTTAAAGCCGTTGAGTACTTTCTGAAAGAGTCCGTTGAACAGAACGATGAGCTCAATAATGTCTCTGAATTTATTCATTTTGCTTGTACTTCAGAAGACATCAACAACCTGTCTCACGGCTTGATGCTGGCAACGGCACGAGACGATGTGCTGGTGCCAATGATGACCCAGCTCCTCAATGACGTAAAAGCCAAAGCCAAAGAGTACCGAGCGGTGCCAATGATGGCTCGTACCCATGGTCAACCGGCAACGCCAACGACTATGGGTAAAGAATTTGCCAACGTAGCCGTTCGGTTAGAACGTCAAATTGAGCAATTTAAAGCGGTTAATATTATGGGCAAAATCAACGGTGCGGTGGGTAACTACAATGCTCACCTTGCCGCTTACCCGAACGTCGACTGGCATGGTATTTCTGAGCGTTTTGTTGAGTCTTTAGGCTTGAACTGGAACGCTTATACCACTCAAATCGAACCGCACGATTACATTGCTGAGTATTTTGACGCCCTGTCACGCTTTAATACTGTACTTATCGATTTTGATCGCGATGTCTGGGGTTACATTGCTCTGAACCACTTCAAACAAAAAACGATTGAAGGCGAAGTCGGCTCTTCAACCATGCCTCACAAAGTTAACCCAATCGACTTTGAAAATTCAGAAGGCAATCTGGGCATTGCCAACAGCATTATGCAGCATTTAGCGCAGAAGCTACCTATCTCACGCTGGCAGCGTGACCTGACTGACTCAACGGTATTGCGCAACTTGGGCGTCGGCTTAGCTTATGCGGTAATTGCTTATCAGGCGACACAAAAAGGTTTGAGCAAATTGGAAGTGAATGACGCTAAACTGGCCGCCGAATTGGATGACAACTGGGAGCTAATGGCAGAGCCAGTGCAAACCGTTATGCGTCGCTACGGTGTTGAGAAGCCTTATGAAAAGCTCAAAGCGTTAACTCGCGGTAAACGCATTACACCAGCCGATCTGAGTGATTTTATTGAGGCGTTAGATATTCCTGACGCCGCCAAAGATGAAATGAAAGCACTGAGCCCGGCAAACTACATTGGTCGCGCCATTCAATTCGTTGACGATTTAGTATGA
- the hflD gene encoding high frequency lysogenization protein HflD, with product MNDWQQRVIALAGMSLSAAAVQKIARSGSLYPESITDTLIHSVLQQSPDSIEQVYGGLINIQPGLQTFVRQIGSSSQKDVEVTRYLIGMLHLSRRLLKEPKVLDELGQRISQIKRQKEEFGFEQYRILESMAGVYRELISPLGQPIRINGKPEVLKSDANQHHIRALLLAGVRSAILWNQLGGKRRHFIFSRKQMLKAAQQLLQIA from the coding sequence ATGAACGACTGGCAACAGCGTGTTATTGCATTAGCCGGTATGTCATTAAGTGCCGCTGCGGTTCAGAAAATAGCCCGCAGCGGTAGCCTTTACCCCGAGTCTATTACTGACACACTGATTCATAGTGTTTTACAGCAGTCACCAGACTCTATTGAGCAGGTCTACGGCGGACTTATCAATATCCAGCCCGGCTTACAGACATTTGTGCGCCAAATCGGCAGCAGTTCTCAAAAAGACGTTGAGGTGACGCGCTATTTAATTGGCATGCTGCACCTTTCAAGGCGTTTATTAAAAGAACCAAAAGTACTGGACGAACTGGGTCAGCGCATTTCACAAATAAAGCGCCAAAAAGAAGAGTTTGGCTTTGAACAATACCGTATCTTAGAGAGTATGGCAGGCGTTTACAGAGAGCTTATTAGCCCTTTAGGTCAGCCTATTCGAATTAATGGTAAACCAGAGGTGTTAAAGTCCGATGCCAACCAGCACCATATCCGCGCCCTGTTACTTGCTGGTGTGCGCAGTGCAATACTCTGGAACCAACTAGGTGGCAAGCGCCGCCATTTCATTTTTTCAAGAAAACAGATGCTGAAAGCCGCTCAGCAGCTACTTCAAATTGCTTAA